In Elusimicrobiota bacterium, a single window of DNA contains:
- a CDS encoding L,D-transpeptidase, with the protein MKKRIKNWIIFVFILTFFGFLLVVFLDIQKFIITKREYELIKKRISDVSKETKQLEKERNKIYRQSSVLKSKQLLLIEANKNLIEKIFNLTNTNLIISEKINELVGKEFYILVDTQENVLYLKQQGQILHIVKCSVGKGGILTDKKTKRKWEFSTPKGIFIIKSKVENPIWFKPDWAFVEEKKEIPLPGAPERKVKGELGKYAMDLGFGYKIHGTLKEEFLGRAVSHGCVRLGADDLEYIYKIAKINKTTIYVY; encoded by the coding sequence ATGAAAAAAAGAATAAAAAATTGGATAATTTTTGTTTTTATACTTACTTTCTTCGGATTTTTGTTGGTTGTTTTTTTAGATATCCAAAAATTTATTATTACTAAACGGGAATACGAACTCATTAAAAAGCGAATATCAGATGTCTCAAAAGAAACCAAGCAATTAGAAAAAGAGCGAAATAAAATATATAGACAATCCTCAGTATTGAAAAGCAAACAATTATTGTTGATTGAAGCCAATAAAAACCTGATTGAAAAAATATTTAATCTCACAAATACCAATTTAATAATCTCGGAAAAAATCAACGAACTTGTTGGCAAAGAATTTTATATTCTTGTTGATACACAAGAAAATGTTTTATATCTAAAACAACAAGGTCAGATATTACACATCGTAAAATGTTCCGTTGGTAAAGGTGGTATTCTTACAGATAAGAAAACAAAAAGAAAATGGGAGTTCTCAACACCGAAAGGGATTTTTATTATCAAAAGTAAGGTTGAAAATCCTATATGGTTTAAACCGGATTGGGCGTTTGTTGAAGAAAAAAAAGAGATTCCATTACCGGGGGCGCCTGAACGAAAAGTTAAAGGTGAACTTGGAAAATATGCGATGGATTTGGGTTTTGGGTATAAAATACACGGCACACTAAAAGAAGAATTTTTAGGCAGGGCTGTTTCACACGGCTGTGTCCGACTCGGTGCAGATGATTTAGAATACATTTACAAAATAGCAAAAATTAATAAGACGACAATTTATGTCTACTAA